The stretch of DNA AATGCTTGTTGATCTTTCCATTGCTCATCTTCTTTTCAAAAAGTGTGCAAATGTAGAACCTTTCTTCAAGGTGAGGTGATTTAAGCTTGAATATGGTAATCTGATTCATACTCAGTATTAGTTAAGGCTTTATAATTTGTGAAGCAGGGAAGTGATAGACCAATTATCTTTAAGGAATTAAAGGCAAGTCTAAACACCAATTCTTCACTGTAGTTCCAGACTGGATTAAATGTACTTGCATCAGGGTTTAGGCATTTTTTAACTTTTGATTGATAAGAAATCCTTTTAGCATCAGGAATTAGGCATTTAAAGTGCTTGTTTGATTTGTTTAAATGGCACTATATTGGTCATGGAAGAAAGTAGTGAACTACAGATATAGCATTGCATCAAGCAAATGAAATTGAACTACAGAAATGAATATAGGTTAAAAAGGCAAATGCAAAAGTTTACTAGTCCACAAATAACAAACACTTACTCTCAACAGATGAAAATCGAATACAGAAAAGCTCATCCTTGAGTTCACCATCTGCAAAATCTGCTGCATGCCACACACAAGACTTGTCGTTACCAGCATGTTCCTGAATAGTCATTGATGGTAGTACTGCAAATCACAGTCACCGAGACTTCAGTCAGATAATCaggaaaaatacaattcaaCGCATCCACAACTAATAAGTTACTAACAACTAATCGAAAGAAACACGAAAACAGACCAAGATGATTAGCGCAAATCTTAAGTGTCTTCGACTGGCGCATAACAAGCCGGACTTTTCCGGTCTTCTTATGCTTCAAGAGCTTGACTGTGCCGGCGCCTCTCTCTTTCCATTGATTACCATCCTTATCATACCGATAAAGCTTCGACTTGCTGTAAAGTTTTCAGAAAACCAAAGATTAAGTTCGGAACCGTAAAATTAGAACAGATCTGTAGAGAATAGTTAGATCGGAGAATTTAGAGAAGGATTAATACAGGTCGAGGATGGCGTCTTCATCTTCCTCGCCGGTAGTAACTGCAACCTCTTCAAGCTTAACGATAGGCGCAACCTGAGCTCCGGTGTCCTCATCCTCCGCTCCGACGGCTTCTTCCTCCTCCCTGTGCTGGTGCTCAGGCTCGGTGCTGGCCATTGGTAGATGCGTATCTGAAATGGTGATTCGAAATCGCAGAAGTTTCTAGAGGGAGTAAGTGAAGAGTGAAAGGTGGAAGGGTTTGATTTTTGAGGAGGTTGATATAATAACGGGGGCGATTTTGGAATAAAGAGGAGTCTGGGACAGCAAACGTGATATCTACGCAGAAGACGCTGGGCACTAGGGCCATTTAGGGCATGTCAACACATTCAACTCCAATTATTTGCCacaccaaaaaataatttcaatactactttggtgttttttttttaatactacgtactctctattacaatgtagtatctgttcgaacccactcccatcattcatgtgggagtgtaaacccgGACACCGAATGTCACTAGACCACGAGGTCTTTGGCACTACTTTGGTGTTATATTATGCATGCAAGACGTTTGGTTCGTGAAATAGGTTTGAAATGGAATGTCATTTTAAAAGATAGGCCTATTCTTTTATCAGGAATAgcctatatattttat from Ipomoea triloba cultivar NCNSP0323 chromosome 7, ASM357664v1 encodes:
- the LOC116025718 gene encoding ran-binding protein 1 homolog a-like; amino-acid sequence: MASTEPEHQHREEEEAVGAEDEDTGAQVAPIVKLEEVAVTTGEEDEDAILDLKSKLYRYDKDGNQWKERGAGTVKLLKHKKTGKVRLVMRQSKTLKICANHLVLPSMTIQEHAGNDKSCVWHAADFADGELKDELFCIRFSSVENCKNFMETFQEIAESQKKNEEHKDASAAAGLLEKLSVEDEKAEEKAEKSEETTKEAAVASDDKAAEDAGDKTSST